A section of the Citrus sinensis cultivar Valencia sweet orange chromosome 8, DVS_A1.0, whole genome shotgun sequence genome encodes:
- the LOC102626050 gene encoding uncharacterized protein LOC102626050 isoform X1: MLNQIESARGKRVHWVGKYSIKMEKYKRAARAVLTPEVGNGLIGELKRGGLWVRTASDKPQATDVLLRNHLVITHKRRIEYLVVVSDDSDFVEVLLEANLRCLKTVVVGDINDGALKRISYACFSWWDILMGKARKEAVSVVGKWKDGDVLKRLEWTYDPEVEKKALDWDDGTEGADVDDITLASDADFIQKEDGGALMEAGFF, encoded by the coding sequence ATGTTGAATCAAATAGAATCAGCCAGAGGGAAGAGAGTGCATTGGGTCGGCAAGTATTCAATTAAGATGGAGAAATATAAAAGGGCTGCAAGGGCAGTTTTGACTCCAGAagtgggtaatggtttgataGGTGAGTTGAAAAGAGGGGGGCTTTGGGTCAGGACAGCGTCAGATAAGCCACAAGCTACTGATGTTTTGTTAAGGAATCATTTGGTGATAACGCACAAAAGAAGGATTGAGTATTTGGTTGTTGTGTCGGATGATTCAGATTTTGTGGAGGTTTTGTTGGAGGCAAATTTAAGGTGTCTTAAGACGGTAGTTGTGGGGGACATAAATGATGGGGCATTGAAGAGAATTTCTTATGCTTGTTTTTCTTGGTGGGATATATTAATGGGGAAGGCAAGAAAGGAAGCCGTATCGGTTGTTGGCAAATGGAAGGACGGAGATGTTTTGAAGAGGTTGGAGTGGACTTATGATCCAGAGGtggagaagaaagcacttGATTGGGATGATGGGACCGAGGGTGCAGATGTTGATGATATAACTCTTGCCAGTGATGCAGATTTTATCCAGAAGGAAGATGGTGGTGCTTTGATGGAAGCTGGATTCTTCTGA
- the LOC102626050 gene encoding uncharacterized protein LOC102626050 isoform X2, translated as MEKYKRAARAVLTPEVGNGLIGELKRGGLWVRTASDKPQATDVLLRNHLVITHKRRIEYLVVVSDDSDFVEVLLEANLRCLKTVVVGDINDGALKRISYACFSWWDILMGKARKEAVSVVGKWKDGDVLKRLEWTYDPEVEKKALDWDDGTEGADVDDITLASDADFIQKEDGGALMEAGFF; from the coding sequence ATGGAGAAATATAAAAGGGCTGCAAGGGCAGTTTTGACTCCAGAagtgggtaatggtttgataGGTGAGTTGAAAAGAGGGGGGCTTTGGGTCAGGACAGCGTCAGATAAGCCACAAGCTACTGATGTTTTGTTAAGGAATCATTTGGTGATAACGCACAAAAGAAGGATTGAGTATTTGGTTGTTGTGTCGGATGATTCAGATTTTGTGGAGGTTTTGTTGGAGGCAAATTTAAGGTGTCTTAAGACGGTAGTTGTGGGGGACATAAATGATGGGGCATTGAAGAGAATTTCTTATGCTTGTTTTTCTTGGTGGGATATATTAATGGGGAAGGCAAGAAAGGAAGCCGTATCGGTTGTTGGCAAATGGAAGGACGGAGATGTTTTGAAGAGGTTGGAGTGGACTTATGATCCAGAGGtggagaagaaagcacttGATTGGGATGATGGGACCGAGGGTGCAGATGTTGATGATATAACTCTTGCCAGTGATGCAGATTTTATCCAGAAGGAAGATGGTGGTGCTTTGATGGAAGCTGGATTCTTCTGA